The genomic DNA AcggaaagccgactccagtcgcaccaagcccgctccggcggaaagcccactccggtcgcactaagccgactctggtggctctctccgacgttaagccgactccggtcgcacccccgactctacatctctgtaagtcctacccttagaggcccagcagggaataaaatattttcctttgtaactaggtagtacttccgtgtggtctagtccggtgagcctcccccgtggaggggtccggacctctgcaaactaggttcagggaagcgtactcaccctccggggaggtccggagccgtgcagccgcttagcctggttccgtaccctaagcttgcatgctctacctccctagggcgagtaccgtagtacctaagactgggggcccgaaggtccggacagctccggcctcataaacccgtgttctggcttacatcgcacatctcatgtacatctagttataaaggaaaagtttattctcagttcgcctctaagtaTATTATATTctaatttcaatctacgcattctgtttgcgctaaccctcacgtggcttcttactcttgtgcggtgattgtggtccgaattgagttggctagttagtgacttagctcgagatccctcatggaagagaggggttcgaacccctgggaacctgcaggttcagggaagcgcactcattctccggggaggtccggagccgtgtagccgcttagcctggttccgtaccctaagcctgcacgcaccacctcctgtgaatgagtgccgtagtacctaggactgggaacctgaaggtccggactttctcttaacctaaaggccggccccttgagctccgttcactgaacctagctgtctatctcaaaggattacagccaacaggatttgggacccgtgggcacgctactaagcatctaccttgagtcatgtgcaggtccaaatgTGATGATATAGCAGGTGACCCAAAAGATGGAcgacgcaggacaagacccttgcggcgcgcaccgctgggcgccagaagcagccaagttgttcacagtagtggccccacctgcgggttcgttgcctctcccgaggcgggcccgggggcctctgtcggtaccctgcaactggggtacccactcctactgtgccaagactcccgtagttatccgtaactacgccctaaggagctgagcagccagacccctggggtccgactctaTCTCACCGGATCAACGGTCCCGGGcctgcttcccgctcggggacgggtctggtgtcaccacgtgtcccagaggtggaaatgctcagtaccTATGGctgcggacccggacccccgcatgtgggtccgggacctccacgtgccatccggactcccgcagatgagtccgggacctccacgtgtctatccggacccccgtgagctctcggctcagctagctgctcgggaggggtccggagccgccacgtgtcacgcagacgcgggcgcggacacaagccttccgctggaagctccctcacccacccgcattaagtgtgAGTGGTTGAGgtgtgctctgctgccgctgggcacggggcagcttttgtcagtccacactgtggatcgctaGTTGCCGAGGCGGCTCgacagttaccaaggcaagcattaaagactcagcgccgcgcgcataggcgacgagtcatgatgaccagctactgactggagcaacagtgcacgttgCTACAGTGGAcagagtcagtagttcggcgcttcattatgacctcgacgcgcagctgcagaggctagactctactccgacaggacagctcaataccatccctggtcagaagctacgcacgaaagccgacgacaagatctccggatctgaggcattgaaggccaaagtgtagctTATAATACATcaccgggtccacatgtcggggccccgctcagtgtacgtgctccccttggacatataaaagggagagcacgcccgttAGAACACAGTCTGGCTCTccggacacacaagctctcaaaacctctctcactctcgtgggaaggcaatacaacacacagtggacgtagggtattacgcttcggcggcccgaaccactctaaatcttgatgtgttcatcgtgttcttgagtgagatccatctgggactagctaacccccgagtacacaccctctgggctagggcgggtgccttccaccacccggccgtggtctgcagcagcacgacaggtagtttgctttatttgaccgcatctaggcccgacatcatgtttagtgtttgcatgtgtgcacgatttcaagccgcacctagagaatgtcatttgaccgccgtcaaaaggatcttgagatatttgaaatatactcctaatatgggtttatggtatcccaagggtgctcattttgatttggttggattctcgaattcggattatgcggggtgcaaggttgataggaaaagcacctctggtggttgtcaatttcttggaagatctcttgtatcctggtcatcaaagaagcaaaattccgtggctatTTCAACCGCTGAAGCGGAATATATTTTGGCCGAAAGTTattgtgcacaattgttatggatgaagcaaactcttcttgactatggtgtgaaatttgatgaaattctcttgttgtgtgataatgaaagtgtcGTGAAGATTGCtactaatccggttcaacattcaagagcTAAGCATATTGATATCTGCCATCATTttttagagatcatgtgaacaagggtgatatcaagattgatggtattggcacggatgatcaattagccgagaTATTTACCAAGccattggatgaatctcggttttgcaagttaagaaatgagttaaatataattgacttctcaaatgtggcttgaaaactagcacatgtggcatatggttctttcatgcactctttgtttcatttttctgattttttgaggtattttttagccatttatgagttttcatgattttactcgatttatttttgaattcttgttgtaacttgctcatatgagtcttttgaaggttttcatgcaagatttgagatttttggatttttatatgagcaatgatcacaaattgaagttggaattgagaaagttggcaaaattctgggctgtctgaaatttggtacaggggacggtccgcgggtaagaggcggacagtccgccgttcatgagaCTTGTTCACCAaaggctctgcagagaagttctcAACCGCAAAATTACACTCCGtacggtccgccaaaggaccgcggacggtccgcgtatcatcggttcatccggcaaGTTTCGGATACACCGGTGGTTTGGCACTGAGCAAGGAGCGGACGGTCTGGCATAGgtctgcggacagtccgcctgtgTTGGGAAGAATTTGccagaggcagtttcagtcgGGTGTCAGTGTAAAAATTcataggcggacggtccgccaggataccgcggacagtccgcgactggacagaatggtggggtcggccagacttgacttataatgggtgtccctctcactccccccccccaccaAACCACACACCTCATCCAAaagctctctctttctctctcaatcacgtgggggagacgacaaggtcaaggctttttggcgtggttcccggacggtccgagaacatccccggactcttctcaagattgtacatcatgtcctctcggtattttgacgaatccctaactcttgttcttggatttctttattggaaagagttagagTTAGATACTCCGATCTgtttttggaccatggattcttgaaaatacttgggggatcttgttcctagtgatgaggagatgctatagttaaaatttggttggtggatttgaatcaaaactcaaaatatgggtgaatcaaagttgagggcgattttgtgttcctgcgcagaacagatgggtcgcggacagtccgcctgctgaACGCTGACGGTCCTCCGTGGTGGTTCATGAACCGCGGAtggtccgcgttcagaagtgcggacggtccaccaGTGTCAGATTTTTCATATGCCTACTGAACTGACTTATATCATTATGGATTGGttctattgctttagtaattaTTCTTATgattaaatcttgatctcaggccaccccggaaggtTCTCAAAGCCACTGCTtccaaaatcaagaaggctatgacttccaaaagacaaaaagacagtgatgactctgatgatgtggactatgctcccaatctcagtgagatggctgcagcatcttcagtgggtgatgttggtgatgaatcttcagaggaagagactgaggaagttgaggatgatgttacagatctgatggggctagatcttccTACCTGACAGTGGACTGCTGAGAGCTATGCCAATGCTAGAGCAGTGAACTAGTTCAACTTGCCTCGGGACATCAACATCctcttcttcaaaactgaggtacaaaaagatgcttactttggtcatctagttaagaagaatgtattcaaacatcagaccctTGACCTAGACTATATGAGATCACATGaagtcatgtctgatctagtggatagatttgaacaaatggggttagcaaattttctgcagcataggtgtgattggaatgaaacagtcatacgtcagttctatgccaccctaGAGATCGACATGGTTGAAGAAACATTTTGGTGGACAGCTGGCAAGAGAACCTAttatgctacatttgcacagtttgctgaggctaATTAGTTGGATTATGATTTtatcactagtgagcaaagtgtgaatgttgtgttagaaaaccttctagatgagaatgactaccccatgtactatgagcctgcacatcttggtaTTGCTAGAAGCTTTAGGGGCACTCAGGGTCtaaggcatcatcctgcagtgattaataagattgtcagagtcacattcatgcctaagagtggcaacaaggacaagattagagggctctattggaatgtgatatctcatatcatgaacggaaatagaataaatgtcattgctcttattatagatcagcttgcagatttaaggcttaacatggagatgaacttatattttgatccatacattatgtccatcatcaaggtcaAGTCTAGCTTCAGAGGGATATGTGAAAGCAAACACtctcctttcaggccattcaagaatgacaatacttttcttttgaggcctttgactcctttccctggagatgatatggatgctgaagcacaggggcaGGATGATgctgatgatagtgatgatgatgctcacatgggagcagctgcagctcagcatgccatgccaccaccacaTCCTCCAGTACAGCAGCAGTGGACTCCTCCAGCTGGTTACTTTGACccttactttgcatccatgcaggagagcatgtcctctcagattgcggggttggctagtcagatgcagaatcaaatgaacctcaacttccagaacatgcagcagcagatgttccagcccatgatgtctcagatgcagggggttcagcagagtttacactcagacatagcagctcttgactcacgctttgaggatttgccctcttctgagcagtttgagcagcttgagcagaggcaggagcagctagagcagcgctttgatactttcagcacagccttcaccgggttttctgaccacttctactcagtaTTTCCgactccagtgccgcctccagagttctacccgcaccagccgttctacccaccaccACTTCCTCCACCACCGAtggattgactttcttggcaattgattccaaagggggagaaggagctttggagtgcttggatctagggggagctcatggacttctcatggagatcatttgctttcggcttccgcttgctactcgtgtttatttgtgttgaactattgcattacatgtttatgatttgtgtcttgcatgaactcggtttgagacttgtgtttggatttgaacatttggtttgtaatgtgtgatgaactatgttggtttgtgttactcttatctatttatgttcatcttgtggttgtgaggttgtgttAACCAagctaaaattcatatcatatatatatcttCTATCTTGTATGCCTTGATTTCCACTTctagggaaaactccgtcaaaattttcaaatatatatatgtgctcttggtattcatgcaaatttatatgcacatatcaagtgggagttctctctactcatcgaacttggtgaatttattcataccatattctgaaattttcaagaaaaatgagtaagttcttccaaagttcaattccaagtccaccttatgcatagtgtataaagttgacttgaacacttttatcactccaaaatttagtgttgtcatcaaatACTAataagggggagattgaaaccatctaggcccctaatttgagttttggtaattaatgacaacgttttgtggattaacaatttcattcgagataatgagcataggttgatccacggatgaaagggatttggttgtgaacgtgtgaagtttggagatgatatgcaaagctcgggctcaaggcaaaggtataaaatagggcttttgtatcttaccggtcacaaggcgtttagtggatgaaaagtgatcggaattgttggatagatagccgtattatcaagaggggttgtgtactcatgcttgacgggtctttagtgctatttttctcaaaatgtctaggtgcatgcatAATGGCTAACGACGCTTTgacaagatttgaaaaagaacaagtttgagagctgactgcacaagcgcggacagtccgctccctagagcgcggacggtccgcacacgtactagagagcatgtttggctctggtggaaattagatgtgactggcggacagtccggcccaggtgggcggacggtccgcagctctaactcaaattgtaccagagagggtgcTTTCTCTAGTAGAGGTTATGATCtgtgcggcggacggtccgtccctggggcgcggacggtccgccggctatgtgacagtttgtaccagagacattgttgtctctggtggatttcaaggatgaacggcggacggtccgcccctagggagcggacggtccgtcgGCCTttttcaaagttgtaccagagatgatgttcgtctctggtggtgtggaacacataactgcggacggtccgcccctggggcgcggacgatCCGCCAgtgctgtaacggctagttctgacacgcattaaatgcactctgactcactggtttataacggcggacggtccggtttttgaaccgcggacggtccgcgacttcgcagaaaagagtgtaacggctagtttttgaagggatgtctatatatacccaatgcctggCCATTGGGTcattctcttggccatttggactgcatacttgacactatagagctaaggcatcactctctcacacacacttgcttagatattgcattcttgagggtgtgagggcttcatagtgcattgcatcaagagtttgagctttgtggcactagtgaaacttcaagcaagcgtcatcgacttgttactcttgggagttgccgctccctagacggcttggagaagaggatttcgtggagctcctccaaggagattgttgaggagccccgatttcggttgtgagaggtcttgtgctcacctcaccggagtggtgaagagcaactctagtggaatcgaggtgtggagcagctccttgattcaagccggctcaagatcaagaggttcttgatagaggagcggttgattcttggaatccacctcaacgtggattaggggtgaccggcaagtcatcgacaccacgggataaattcttgtgtcaaccttggttacttctcttgctcactttaattcttgtttttactttgagcaatttactttactagagcttgatttatatcttgtcaccctacgttacaaacccatctagagatagtagtagcatgacatagggctttcctttgttactaattaaatttatctagtgttgttggttttagtttttaaaccgcctattcacccccatctagtcggtgttcttgatcctacagaaTGAAATGCTGAAATTAGTCCCCAACAGAGTTACTACGATGTCCAATTCAGGGTCATGCATAGTTCAACACATAATTATTATTGTACTAGTTTAGGGAACATTCAGGTTCATGCATAGTTCAACACATAATTTGATAATTGTACAAGTTCAGGGAACATCCCGGTCATGCATAGTTCAACACATAATTCGATAATTGTACTAGTTCAGGGAACATCCCGATCATGCATAGTTCAACACATAATTCGATAAAGAAGCTGATAAAATCGCATCTACTGCCCACCAGGGCCATTGGAACCATCATCTCTGAAGCTCATAGCAAATATCTTCTTCTGTTTGTTGATGTAGTAATCGCGGACCCATGGTTGCATCTTCTCGACATCCATGGTCATGATCTATTCTTCCCGATCTTCCTTCTGCAGTTGGAGCATCTCTTTTTGTACCTCCACTTGGGCTTTCTGGATTTGTAGTTGCTCTTCCTATATAGCCAGTTTGCGTTCAGAGCGAGAAGCGATTTCTTTAGCCTCCTCTTCGCTTGCAGCCTGAACCCGTTCTTCATAAGCGCTCCGATCCATGGACTTCTTTTGCAGGACTCCAAAGCAAGCTGAAGATGAGGAAGAGGTGCTGTTGCGCGCCTTCTTGGCCTTGTCTCTTCCATTTGGCCTATCAATGAATGAACTTGAAAGTGGCACCGACAATTCCCTCATACATCTGGAGAGCGTCTTTCACCTGCACATACAACCATGGATTGAAGTTAAATGGTAGTCCAACTATAATCTAAAAGGAATATGATTTAGTGTTCTTCAATTACTGATTTCCTTTGTGCTAGTCCAACTATATTCTAAAAGGAATAAGAGAAGTTTTACAGACTGAAGTTAAATGGTAGTCCAACTTCCAACTATATTCTAAAAGGAATAAGAGAAGTTTTACAGACTGAAGTTAAATGGTAGTCCAACTATAATCTAAAAGGAATATGATTTAGTGTTCTTCAATTACTGATTTCCTTTGTGCTAGTCCAACTATATTCTAAAAGGAATAAGAGATGTTTTACAGACTGAAGTTAAATGATTCAACCCTTCTATACTCAAGACAAGAGTTCTATTTTATCTATGAGTGTTTCCTTACCTTGTCACCATCGCTCTTGCCACTCTGGTTTTTCCGTTCAATCTCAGAGTAAAACCCACAAAATCTTGAAGTATCCTTCTGGATATCAGCCCACCTATGCTGCAGGGAAGACTGGGACCTGGTACATTCACTATCTTCTTCGAAGTAAGCTTTTATCCTTCCCCAATAGGATCGGATTGGCTGGTTGGTTCCCACAATAGGATCCTTGCTCACATTAATGTACGCTGAGCATAATGATTCATCCTCCTTTGTTGAGAAGTTCTTCAAACGTTTGGAAGTTCCTTTCCTGCGTGCTTCGGGGGCGCTAGGTTGAGCTGGCACGGCAGTGTTCATCTCGGACCCCTTTAAATGCATATAAGAAAATAGTCAGTGCTAACACATTAAATAATGTTTTgctaaaagaaaagggaaacacAATTTCAATGCCATACATCTGGAGGGAGGTTGTTAAGTTACTGTTCAGTGGGCATGTAGGCTTCACCTATGTCGATGCCAGGGGTGTAATTAACCTCACCAATTGGTTGAGAGGCATTACCCATTCCTTGCCACACGTTCTCCATTGATCCCCTGTCATATATGCAATATTCGCTATGGTGAAGACTAGAGCGTAGCCGAGGATAAAAATACCATACTATTGCCATCACTTGAGCACAAACAAAGAGGTTACCGTATAAACTTTAACAATTATACATGCATACACAACATAATCAGCACATAGCACATGTCAAAGGTGG from Panicum virgatum strain AP13 chromosome 7N, P.virgatum_v5, whole genome shotgun sequence includes the following:
- the LOC120680485 gene encoding glutathione S-transferase T3-like, with amino-acid sequence MNTAVPAQPSAPEARRKGTSKRLKNFSTKEDESLCSAYINVSKDPIVGTNQPIRSYWGRIKAYFEEDSECTRSQSSLQHRWADIQKDTSRFCGFYSEIERKNQSGKSDGDKVKDALQMYEGIVGATFKFIH